One region of Nothobranchius furzeri strain GRZ-AD chromosome 16, NfurGRZ-RIMD1, whole genome shotgun sequence genomic DNA includes:
- the smim5 gene encoding small integral membrane protein 5: MSSDLLKESEYICSGSEWDQTPRWDRGFQKNRTADIRGRQQVETLMLTQVQDIPSREVQRFVFERKAAPGPRLHPEVNMDLREELLNKLHEVWIKLQGLPQASPLEQGAFAVVILFVGAFLFMIVIGCMHCCCGKPKYQASRVQPLQFT; encoded by the exons ATGAGCTCCGATCTCCTAAAAGAGTCAGAATACATCTGCTCTGGTTCTGAATGGGACCAGACTCCTAGGTGGGACAGAGGGTTCCAGAAGAACAGGACAGCTGACATTAGAGGACGTCAACAAGTGGAGACACTGATGCTCACACAGGTACAGGACATTCCCAGCAGAG AAGTCCAGAGGTTTGTCTTTGAAAGAAAAGCTGCACCTGGACCTCGTCTTCATCCAGAGGTCAACATGGACCTAAGAGAGGAGCTTCTGAACAAACTTCATGAGGTTTGGATCAAGCTGCAGGGCCTTCCACAAGCAAGTCCACTGGAGCAGGGAGCATTCGCTGTTGTCATCCTGTTTGTTG GTGCTTTCCTCTTCATGATCGTGATCGGCTGCATGCACTGTTGCTGTGGAAAGCCAAAATATCAGGCCTCAAGGGTTCAGCCTTTGCAGTTCACCTGA